In Desulfuromonadaceae bacterium, the genomic window ATAGAGTGGCGCGAATCAAAAAGCATTTTTTGTCGGCTTTTCTGGTACGAAGCAAGGGGTTCTTCGGCAAAACCGGAACCAGGCCTGATGCCGCTTTTCGAGATCAGACCGATGATCAATAGCTTATCCGGGGGGAATTAAAACATGAAGATTGATGTCATTCACTCGCTGACCGATTCTTTTGAATCTCATGCTCAGCAGACCGAAGGCGGCGTTGAATTCTGGCTTGCCCGTGATTTGCAGCATCTGCTCGGTTACTCTGAGTGGCGCAATTTCACCGCGGTCATATCCAAGGCCAAGACCGCCTGCGAGGTATCCGGTCATGCCATTTCAGACCATTTTGTTGATGTCAACAAAATGGTCGACCTCGGTTCCGGCAGTCAGCGCGAAGTCGATGACATCATGCTCACCCGCTACGCCTGTTATCTGATTGCCCAGAACGGCGATGCCAAGAAGCAGGAAATCGCCTTTGCCCAGACCTATTTCGCGGTGCAGACCCGCAAAGCAGAATTGATCGAACAACGCCTGCTGGAAGCCGAGCGGGTTTCGGCCCGCAAAAAGCTCTCGGCCACCGAAAAGGAACTGTCCGAGGTCATCTACGAACAGACCGGCGGCAACCAGAATTTCGCCCTCATCCGCAGCAAGGGCGATCAGGCGCTGTTCGGTAAAACCACCCAGGCCATGAAGGCCCATTGGAAAGTACCGGACAATCGACCACTGGCCGACTTCGCCCCCACCATCATCCTGAAAGCCAAGGATTTCGCCACCGAGATCACCATCTTCAACGCCAGGCAGCACCAGATGGACCGCGAGGGTGATATCTCCCGGGAACACGTCACCAACAATCAGGCGGTTAGAAACACCCTGCTCGAACGCGGCATTCGCCCCGAGCACCTGCCGGCTGCCGAGGATGTCAAAAA contains:
- the dinD gene encoding DNA damage-inducible protein D, encoding MKIDVIHSLTDSFESHAQQTEGGVEFWLARDLQHLLGYSEWRNFTAVISKAKTACEVSGHAISDHFVDVNKMVDLGSGSQREVDDIMLTRYACYLIAQNGDAKKQEIAFAQTYFAVQTRKAELIEQRLLEAERVSARKKLSATEKELSEVIYEQTGGNQNFALIRSKGDQALFGKTTQAMKAHWKVPDNRPLADFAPTIILKAKDFATEITIFNARQHQMDREGDISREHVTNNQAVRNTLLERGIRPEHLPAAEDVKKVERRIATADKKSLKNPDPLDA